In Chryseobacterium oranimense, a single window of DNA contains:
- a CDS encoding NADPH-dependent FMN reductase: MSPGKRILVIIGSATKYSSNQKLIEQVLDQHPDTDFKILDDLSVLPHFDTLLTDSDTPDEVLKIRKEIENASGILFSTPEYIFSIPSRLKNLLEWCVSTTVFSEKPVAVVTASANGEKGHEELVMILKTLGARTEDRHQLLIKGIKGRFSTNGLAESNIFAEVSTMITDFENTVS; the protein is encoded by the coding sequence ATGTCACCCGGGAAAAGAATTTTAGTCATAATCGGAAGTGCTACAAAATATTCCAGCAATCAGAAATTAATAGAACAGGTTCTGGATCAACATCCGGATACTGATTTCAAGATCCTGGATGATCTTTCGGTTCTCCCCCATTTTGACACTTTATTAACTGATAGTGACACTCCCGATGAAGTATTGAAAATCAGGAAGGAAATTGAAAATGCGTCCGGTATTTTATTTTCCACCCCTGAATACATTTTCAGTATTCCGAGCAGGCTGAAAAACTTGCTGGAATGGTGTGTTTCCACCACGGTTTTTTCCGAAAAACCGGTTGCTGTAGTAACAGCTTCTGCCAACGGGGAAAAAGGACATGAAGAACTGGTCATGATTTTGAAAACACTTGGAGCCCGGACAGAAGACCGACATCAGCTTTTAATAAAAGGTATAAAAGGAAGATTTAGCACTAACGGCTTGGCTGAAAGTAATATCTTTGCCGAAGTATCAACAATGATAACAGATTTCGAAAACACTGTTTCTTAA
- a CDS encoding NifU family protein: MRTILIEPTENTKVMKFVADYNLIPGSLELDRSSDISEIPLAQELFNYPFVERIFITANFVAVAKQDTVEWEHVAESLKNIIEDELLANPRIYLQKRKELYQIYAEMTPNPSAMKFISNKLLIEGFVEVKSKDGAEGVPLAEAIFNEFDFAKEVFISDNFVAVTRDDSVEWHQVMMAVRGFIAEYLQNGGEISNIEPQKHENPVEKIINREYTDDEQKISDILNEYVAPAVENDGGKISLMEYDQENKTAKMLLQGACSGCPSSTATLKNGIENILKQFVPDLVEKVEAVNG; encoded by the coding sequence ATGCGTACGATACTTATAGAACCAACTGAAAACACGAAAGTGATGAAATTTGTCGCGGATTATAACCTGATCCCGGGATCTTTAGAGTTGGACAGAAGTTCAGATATTTCAGAAATTCCTTTAGCCCAGGAACTTTTTAATTATCCTTTTGTGGAAAGAATTTTCATTACGGCCAATTTTGTAGCTGTAGCGAAACAGGATACTGTAGAATGGGAACATGTAGCTGAAAGCCTGAAAAATATTATCGAGGATGAATTATTGGCAAATCCAAGAATTTACCTTCAGAAAAGAAAGGAGCTTTATCAGATCTATGCGGAAATGACCCCAAATCCTAGTGCGATGAAGTTTATTTCCAATAAACTGCTCATTGAAGGATTTGTGGAAGTAAAATCAAAAGATGGAGCGGAAGGTGTTCCTTTGGCAGAAGCTATTTTTAATGAATTCGATTTTGCAAAAGAAGTTTTCATTTCCGACAATTTTGTGGCTGTAACAAGGGATGATTCTGTGGAATGGCATCAGGTAATGATGGCTGTACGCGGTTTCATCGCAGAATATCTTCAGAACGGAGGAGAAATTTCAAATATTGAACCTCAGAAGCATGAAAACCCTGTTGAAAAGATCATCAACAGAGAATATACGGATGACGAGCAGAAAATCTCAGATATTTTAAATGAATATGTAGCTCCTGCAGTGGAAAATGACGGTGGAAAAATTTCGCTGATGGAATATGACCAGGAAAATAAAACTGCCAAAATGCTTTTACAGGGAGCCTGTTCAGGATGTCCAAGCTCTACCGCTACCCTGAAAAACGGAATTGAAAATATCTTAAAACAATTTGTTCCGGACTTAGTGGAAAAAGTGGAAGCTGTAAACGGATAA
- a CDS encoding gamma carbonic anhydrase family protein, translating into MAIVKELLGKTPQIGEGTFLAETATIIGDVTMGKDCSIWYNAVIRGDVHYIRMGDKVNVQDNAMLHCTYQKHPLEIGNNVSIGHNAIVHGCTIKDNVLIGMGAIVMDACLVEENSIVGAGSVVTQGTHIKSGEVWGGVPARKIKDISAQLLEGEVNRIADNYVKYSSWYKENLEV; encoded by the coding sequence ATGGCAATTGTAAAAGAACTTTTAGGAAAAACACCTCAGATAGGAGAGGGTACATTTTTGGCAGAAACGGCAACCATTATTGGGGACGTTACAATGGGAAAAGACTGCAGTATCTGGTATAATGCAGTGATCAGGGGAGATGTGCATTACATCAGGATGGGTGATAAGGTAAATGTTCAGGATAATGCCATGCTGCATTGCACTTATCAGAAACATCCTCTGGAGATTGGCAATAATGTTTCCATCGGACACAATGCTATTGTTCATGGCTGTACTATTAAAGATAATGTACTGATCGGTATGGGAGCCATCGTTATGGATGCGTGTCTGGTAGAAGAAAATTCTATTGTAGGGGCTGGTTCTGTGGTGACGCAGGGAACCCATATCAAGTCAGGAGAAGTGTGGGGCGGAGTTCCGGCAAGAAAAATTAAAGATATTTCTGCACAGTTACTTGAAGGAGAAGTAAATAGGATTGCAGATAATTATGTGAAATATTCTTCGTGGTATAAGGAAAATCTGGAAGTTTAA
- a CDS encoding helix-turn-helix domain-containing protein: MNNHFFDLIEHTNRSVFLTGKAGTGKTTFLNEFVKKTRKKYIVVAPTGIAAINAGGVTIHSMFGLPLRTFLPTTDRIDGSLANNIADLMPHFKYRKDKLKLLREVEVLIIDEVSMLRADVLDMMDFSLRFIRRNNQRFGGVQMLFIGDLYQLPPVVRDEHILKICYESPFFFDSHAIKDIPLLTIELTKVYRQSDEKFLDILNAIRDGDVANINFDELNKRYDPDFKAGTESYVYLCSHNKMADEINQEKLEEIDLTVKTYEAKLFGDFKENQFPNEQFLELKVGAQIMFIRNDITGEKKYFNGKLGEISALDDNEIKVVLDGSEREITVKREVWEQKKYFLDTEKNIKEEVLGSFEQFPIKLAWAVTIHKSQGLTFDNVIIDAGKSFTAGQVYVALSRCRTLEGIVLKSKITPEVIFKDNRILQFQGSTLANDNVEAILNREKYDYSIKKVLRTVNCLWFLNEVEEWNKLSVTTKNIDHVKTNQLYLQLKHETTNLGKIFEKLERVISQKVNNFIENKEEWSDIESKTKGAVNFFFTEIRDKVFNPLKEFYAEIKGAKGLKQYNEEFRNWLEDTEEYLNSLKEIHLLETKLLDEKNDKEISLKIAKVPSQVLTFQLFEQGKTIGEIALERGLVKETVIGHLAKFAEQGLLDISRVITSDKIKAFENEFYKNPHETLTEWKNALPNDFEFNEIRILINHYNFKKEKNNTM, from the coding sequence ATGAACAATCATTTTTTTGACTTAATAGAGCATACGAACAGAAGTGTTTTTCTTACGGGGAAAGCAGGAACCGGGAAAACCACTTTTCTTAATGAATTTGTGAAGAAAACGAGGAAGAAATATATTGTGGTTGCTCCTACAGGAATTGCCGCAATTAATGCAGGAGGGGTTACCATTCATTCCATGTTTGGATTGCCTTTAAGAACTTTTTTACCTACTACCGACCGTATTGATGGAAGCTTGGCGAATAATATTGCCGACCTGATGCCTCATTTCAAGTACAGAAAAGATAAGCTTAAGCTTTTAAGGGAAGTGGAAGTTCTTATTATTGATGAGGTGTCCATGCTGCGGGCCGATGTTCTTGATATGATGGATTTTTCGCTGAGATTCATCAGAAGAAATAACCAGCGTTTTGGCGGGGTGCAGATGCTGTTCATTGGAGATCTTTATCAGCTTCCTCCTGTGGTGCGGGACGAACATATTTTAAAGATATGCTATGAGTCACCGTTCTTCTTCGACAGTCATGCGATTAAAGATATTCCGTTACTGACGATTGAGCTTACTAAAGTTTACAGACAATCGGACGAGAAGTTCCTGGATATTTTGAACGCCATCCGCGACGGAGATGTAGCCAATATAAATTTTGACGAGCTTAACAAAAGATATGATCCTGATTTTAAAGCAGGAACAGAATCTTACGTTTATCTGTGTTCGCACAATAAGATGGCAGACGAAATCAATCAGGAAAAACTGGAAGAAATTGATCTGACAGTAAAGACCTATGAAGCTAAGCTTTTCGGCGATTTTAAAGAAAACCAGTTTCCGAACGAGCAATTTTTAGAATTAAAAGTTGGGGCGCAGATAATGTTTATCAGAAATGATATTACCGGTGAGAAGAAATATTTCAACGGAAAGCTGGGTGAAATTTCTGCTTTGGATGATAATGAGATCAAAGTGGTTCTCGATGGCAGCGAAAGAGAAATAACGGTTAAAAGAGAAGTCTGGGAACAGAAAAAATATTTCCTCGATACGGAAAAAAATATCAAAGAAGAAGTTTTGGGAAGCTTCGAGCAGTTTCCCATTAAGCTGGCATGGGCGGTAACCATCCATAAAAGCCAGGGATTGACGTTTGATAATGTGATTATTGATGCCGGAAAAAGCTTTACAGCAGGACAGGTTTATGTGGCTTTGTCGAGATGCAGAACGTTGGAAGGGATTGTTTTAAAATCTAAAATCACACCTGAAGTTATTTTCAAGGACAACAGGATTCTGCAATTCCAGGGAAGTACTTTAGCCAATGACAATGTAGAAGCGATTCTGAACCGAGAAAAATATGATTACAGCATCAAAAAAGTGCTTCGTACGGTAAACTGCCTGTGGTTTCTAAATGAAGTGGAAGAGTGGAATAAACTTTCAGTCACCACAAAAAATATCGATCACGTAAAAACCAATCAGCTTTACCTTCAGCTGAAACATGAAACCACCAACCTTGGGAAAATCTTCGAAAAGCTGGAAAGAGTGATCTCACAGAAAGTGAATAATTTCATTGAAAACAAGGAAGAATGGTCTGATATTGAAAGTAAAACCAAAGGAGCGGTTAATTTCTTTTTTACAGAAATCAGGGACAAGGTTTTTAACCCGCTGAAAGAATTCTATGCTGAGATTAAAGGAGCAAAAGGTCTGAAACAGTATAATGAGGAATTCAGGAACTGGCTGGAAGATACCGAAGAATACCTGAACAGTCTGAAAGAAATCCATTTACTGGAAACGAAACTTTTAGATGAAAAAAATGATAAGGAAATCAGTTTAAAAATTGCAAAAGTACCTTCACAGGTTCTCACTTTCCAGTTATTTGAGCAGGGAAAAACCATCGGAGAAATTGCTTTGGAAAGAGGCCTGGTGAAAGAGACAGTAATTGGTCATCTGGCAAAATTTGCAGAGCAGGGACTTCTGGATATTTCAAGAGTGATTACCTCAGATAAGATCAAAGCTTTTGAGAATGAGTTCTATAAAAATCCTCACGAAACTTTAAC